A region of Veillonellaceae bacterium DNA encodes the following proteins:
- a CDS encoding efflux RND transporter permease subunit, whose protein sequence is MNLPEISIRRPVFATVILAALILMGILNYSKMNVNEMPDTSFPYVSVSITYEGAQPEQVDSQVTEKVEEAVSEAKGVKHIESVSREGESEVNVEFNFGIDPSQAAQDVRDKVSAIRGDLPDSVKEPVISRYDMNAQPVISVAITSETASLREISVFVEDVVKPRLQKINGVGQLTINGQQKREIQLLLDQDQMNSFGLSAAEVGEQLKLVNQDVPAGNLKDSRQQISVRTAGNFDHVRQFDSVIVGTRDNTPIYFWQIGSVADTIKDVTSTARYDGKPAIGISIGKQSGGNAVSVATDVKKALREISAEMPQGMELHIIKDDASRISESITEVWFDLFIGSIFAVLIVFWFLGDWRSTVISALAIPASIASTFSFMKLAGFSINSMSLLGLSLSVGLLIDDAIVVIENIIRHRQMGKDARTAAIDGTKEIALAVMATTFTVAAVFLPVGFMSGIDGQIFKEFGLSIAFAVILSLFVSFTLTPMMAALYLPVGEPSMPRFLKKPWLLWQRGFRRLTKWYAKTLRLLLRGYRYRVIGAALSLFLISLCLLPMLGSTFLPSTDQSQFTIKVQAPSDATVEEIDKQTALLTSVLEKSPEISHVYAYAANREENFFIQLTPKKKRSHSQKEVIRDIRRKLNAIPGVRADFIESEDKPIAISITGPSQSELVPLADHLQEKLEKIPGVVDIASTYHAGLPKLNLTLNEDRASDLGISSSALGSTMHTLLNGSTIGQFDDKDERVDIRMRLTGGERSHADMLKKVYVPSDHESGGHPLLVPLSQAAGWQYSTSASDVRCYDRQKEIRLSANVDGTSMGEANEQFFESIEKIQLPAGYAVGQAGAGNDMDDSFSNMAMALALAVAFIFMILAAQFESYSEPFAIMFSLPLAMIGALAGLFIAGSELSLVSLIGIMMLMGLVTKNAILLIDFAKKRMQAGLSCEEALVEAGTIRLRPILMTSIAMIFGMLPIALGIGPGAETRAPMAHAIIGGVTTSTLLTLVVVPVIYDLIHHWKQKDKK, encoded by the coding sequence ATGAATTTACCTGAAATCAGCATCAGGCGCCCTGTCTTCGCGACGGTCATACTGGCCGCGCTCATCCTGATGGGCATCCTGAACTACTCAAAAATGAATGTCAATGAAATGCCTGATACGAGTTTCCCCTATGTTTCGGTATCCATTACCTATGAGGGAGCGCAGCCGGAACAGGTCGATTCGCAAGTCACCGAGAAGGTCGAAGAGGCTGTCAGCGAAGCAAAAGGCGTCAAGCATATCGAGTCCGTTTCCAGGGAAGGCGAATCCGAGGTCAATGTGGAATTCAATTTCGGCATCGATCCTTCCCAGGCCGCACAGGATGTCAGGGACAAGGTCAGCGCCATACGCGGCGATCTTCCTGATTCCGTCAAGGAGCCTGTCATTTCCCGTTATGACATGAATGCGCAGCCTGTCATTTCTGTCGCAATTACTTCAGAAACGGCAAGCCTGCGCGAGATCAGCGTCTTCGTGGAAGACGTAGTGAAGCCGCGCCTTCAGAAGATCAACGGCGTCGGCCAGCTCACGATCAATGGCCAGCAGAAAAGGGAAATCCAGCTCTTGCTGGATCAGGACCAGATGAATTCCTTCGGCCTTTCTGCTGCTGAAGTCGGCGAGCAGCTCAAACTCGTCAATCAGGATGTGCCTGCCGGAAATCTCAAGGACAGCCGGCAGCAGATTTCCGTGCGCACTGCCGGCAATTTCGATCATGTCCGCCAGTTTGATTCCGTCATCGTCGGCACCCGTGACAATACGCCCATTTACTTCTGGCAGATCGGGAGCGTTGCGGATACCATCAAGGATGTCACATCGACGGCCCGCTATGACGGGAAGCCCGCCATCGGCATTTCCATCGGAAAGCAGTCGGGCGGCAATGCCGTCAGTGTAGCGACAGACGTCAAGAAGGCTCTCAGGGAAATTTCTGCTGAGATGCCGCAGGGCATGGAACTCCATATCATCAAGGATGATGCATCGCGTATTTCCGAATCGATTACAGAAGTATGGTTCGACCTTTTCATCGGGAGCATCTTTGCCGTCCTGATTGTCTTCTGGTTCCTGGGCGACTGGCGCAGCACCGTCATCAGCGCCCTCGCCATCCCTGCCTCGATTGCATCAACCTTTTCTTTCATGAAGCTGGCCGGGTTCTCCATCAACAGCATGTCCCTTCTCGGGCTGTCGCTTTCCGTCGGGCTTCTCATCGATGATGCCATCGTCGTGATTGAAAACATCATCCGCCACCGCCAGATGGGAAAAGATGCGAGGACGGCTGCCATCGACGGCACAAAGGAAATCGCGCTGGCTGTCATGGCAACGACCTTCACTGTCGCCGCCGTCTTCCTTCCCGTCGGCTTCATGTCAGGAATCGACGGGCAGATATTCAAGGAATTCGGGCTTTCGATCGCTTTTGCCGTCATACTCTCCCTCTTTGTATCTTTTACCCTCACTCCGATGATGGCAGCCCTCTACCTCCCGGTCGGAGAGCCGTCCATGCCCAGATTCCTGAAAAAGCCCTGGCTCTTATGGCAGCGCGGTTTCAGACGTCTGACGAAATGGTATGCAAAGACGCTCCGCCTGCTTCTTCGCGGATACCGGTATCGTGTCATCGGGGCTGCCCTTAGCCTTTTCCTGATCAGCCTCTGTCTCCTTCCCATGCTGGGTTCGACATTCCTGCCTTCAACGGACCAGTCGCAATTCACGATAAAGGTACAGGCGCCTTCGGATGCCACGGTAGAGGAAATAGATAAGCAGACCGCTTTGCTTACTTCCGTTCTGGAGAAATCGCCTGAAATCAGCCATGTGTATGCATATGCCGCCAATCGCGAAGAAAATTTCTTCATCCAGCTGACTCCGAAAAAGAAGCGCAGCCATTCCCAGAAGGAAGTCATCCGGGATATCCGCCGGAAGCTGAATGCAATCCCCGGTGTACGCGCCGATTTCATCGAAAGCGAAGACAAGCCAATCGCCATTTCCATCACAGGTCCTTCCCAGTCAGAGCTTGTCCCCCTGGCCGACCATCTGCAGGAAAAGCTTGAAAAGATTCCAGGCGTCGTAGACATAGCATCGACGTACCATGCGGGTCTTCCCAAGCTGAACCTTACGCTCAATGAAGACCGTGCGAGCGATCTCGGCATTTCCTCTAGCGCACTGGGAAGCACCATGCATACGCTGCTGAACGGTTCAACCATCGGACAGTTCGACGACAAGGATGAACGGGTGGATATCCGCATGCGTCTTACAGGCGGTGAGCGGAGCCATGCAGATATGCTTAAGAAGGTATATGTGCCAAGCGATCACGAATCAGGCGGCCATCCGCTTCTTGTCCCGCTGTCCCAGGCCGCGGGCTGGCAATACTCCACCAGCGCCAGCGACGTCCGCTGTTATGACCGGCAAAAGGAAATCCGCCTTTCTGCCAATGTCGATGGCACATCTATGGGCGAGGCAAACGAGCAGTTTTTCGAGAGCATCGAAAAGATCCAGCTTCCTGCCGGATATGCTGTCGGGCAGGCCGGTGCAGGAAACGACATGGACGATTCCTTCTCCAATATGGCAATGGCGCTCGCCCTGGCGGTTGCTTTCATTTTCATGATCCTGGCCGCCCAATTCGAAAGTTACAGCGAGCCTTTTGCCATCATGTTCTCCCTCCCTCTTGCCATGATCGGCGCTCTGGCAGGCCTCTTCATCGCGGGGAGCGAACTGAGCCTGGTTTCTCTCATCGGTATCATGATGCTGATGGGTCTTGTCACGA
- a CDS encoding efflux RND transporter periplasmic adaptor subunit codes for MKNHKVRLLMLGLMLLVLLTMAWRIFGKEDEASTNMPLSVSRDTVKLTTKPSIKPLPGNVEGLTSAIISSRFSGHVTNVLVEDGQSVEAGQPLFVMDSVELRNNLRVAQNNVNQTRARYNNDEDEYERYASLYEKGACSRQQLESYHTKMLASQADYDSAEANLSSARKQVADATVVSPVSGVIANKNLTSGQNVSDGSQVMTVEELDAVHIVIQVEQRDMAYLHMGNSVNITVDTYPDKVFTGHVNVISPVAGKESRMFQVKIKVDNPGQLLKPGMFVQAQVKLGEPRQVLSVPIRSVLGQKGIRYVFTEENGKAKKVRVETGDIIGDRIEITKGASENMVILTDNLDMLKDGSPLQQGEAQ; via the coding sequence ATGAAAAATCATAAAGTGCGGCTGCTGATGCTGGGGCTGATGCTCCTCGTATTGCTTACGATGGCATGGCGGATATTTGGAAAAGAAGATGAAGCTTCCACGAACATGCCCCTTTCCGTTTCAAGAGATACAGTAAAACTTACAACGAAACCTTCTATCAAACCTCTTCCAGGAAACGTCGAAGGTCTCACTTCCGCTATTATAAGCAGCCGTTTTTCCGGCCATGTCACCAATGTCCTGGTCGAGGACGGACAATCCGTAGAAGCCGGACAGCCTCTTTTCGTGATGGACTCCGTGGAACTCCGCAACAATCTGCGTGTCGCCCAGAACAATGTGAACCAGACGCGGGCCAGGTACAACAATGATGAGGATGAATATGAAAGATATGCTTCTCTGTACGAAAAGGGCGCCTGCTCCCGCCAGCAGCTTGAAAGTTACCACACAAAGATGCTTGCCAGCCAGGCGGACTACGATTCCGCCGAAGCCAATTTAAGCAGCGCCAGAAAGCAGGTAGCCGATGCCACCGTTGTAAGTCCCGTTTCCGGCGTCATTGCCAATAAGAACCTGACCTCCGGGCAGAACGTATCAGACGGCTCGCAGGTCATGACCGTCGAAGAGCTCGATGCCGTCCATATCGTCATCCAGGTGGAGCAGCGGGATATGGCATACCTTCACATGGGAAACAGCGTCAATATCACGGTGGATACATATCCGGACAAAGTTTTCACGGGCCATGTCAATGTGATCAGCCCCGTTGCCGGCAAGGAAAGCCGCATGTTCCAGGTGAAAATCAAGGTGGATAATCCAGGCCAGCTTTTAAAGCCGGGGATGTTTGTCCAGGCGCAGGTCAAGCTCGGCGAGCCCAGGCAGGTCCTCTCCGTCCCGATACGGTCTGTCCTTGGCCAGAAGGGCATCCGGTATGTCTTTACGGAAGAAAATGGAAAGGCAAAGAAGGTCCGTGTAGAAACCGGTGATATTATCGGTGATCGTATAGAAATCACAAAGGGCGCCTCTGAAAACATGGTCATCCTGACGGATAATCTGGACATGCTGAAAGACGGGAGCCCGCTGCAGCAGGGAGAAGCGCAATGA
- a CDS encoding TetR/AcrR family transcriptional regulator: MARIRKDPEERRKELVDISARLFSQNGYEKTMVQDICQAAGVAKGTFFYYFPSKDAVLKEIFEDWTSDFIAEFVKKSESMSAVEKLNLFMQMSARENVIEPLFDQLWKEQYKDLVTQLWQRVIINRFNPLLREMIAQGNREGSMHVEHTEECLDFFWALTDGIWPDDTQETMTDESMKIRVTIAVKLFEQLLGMEKGTLSPFTDTQEIGS, from the coding sequence ATGGCCAGGATAAGAAAAGATCCAGAAGAACGCCGGAAAGAGCTCGTAGATATATCGGCCAGGCTGTTCAGTCAGAATGGATATGAAAAGACGATGGTACAGGATATCTGCCAGGCAGCCGGAGTCGCGAAAGGTACATTTTTCTATTATTTCCCCTCCAAGGATGCTGTATTAAAGGAAATCTTCGAGGATTGGACCTCTGATTTCATTGCTGAGTTTGTAAAGAAATCCGAATCCATGAGTGCCGTCGAAAAGCTGAATCTGTTTATGCAGATGTCTGCCCGGGAAAACGTCATCGAGCCATTGTTCGATCAGCTCTGGAAGGAGCAGTACAAGGATCTTGTCACGCAGCTCTGGCAGCGTGTCATCATCAATCGTTTCAATCCCCTGCTCCGTGAAATGATTGCTCAGGGAAACAGGGAAGGCTCCATGCATGTAGAACATACAGAGGAGTGTCTGGATTTCTTCTGGGCTCTGACGGACGGTATCTGGCCTGATGATACGCAGGAAACCATGACGGATGAAAGCATGAAAATCCGCGTCACGATTGCCGTGAAACTTTTCGAGCAGCTTCTGGGCATGGAAAAAGGGACCCTGTCTCCCTTCACAGATACGCAGGAGATCGGATCCTGA
- a CDS encoding ribonuclease J — MSKTRLQIIPLGGLGEIGKNMTVFRYGDEIIVIDAGMAFPDETMPGIDIVIPDFSYLIENRDKVKAILITHGHEDHIGSLSYLLRDVKAPVYATRLTCGLIEGKLKEAKVNDADLHVVKSGDEFKAGSFKFGFFHVCHSIPDSCGIYLRTPVGTIVHTGDFKFDHSPVDGEQTDMYKLAELGHRGVLALCADSTNAQNPGYTPSEAVVAKSLMSSYADAKGRIILATFASNVSRIQMAVDAALAFKRKVCVFGRSMVNVVGIAREMGYLKAPEGTFIEPEELNRYRDDRICILTTGSQGEPMAGLSRMADGSHRQVQIHAGDTVIISASPIPGNENSVGRTIDNLMRLGAHVVTSHNTRVHVSGHGSQEDLKTMLSLVHPKFFIPVHGEYRMLCSHAELAESLGVKKQNILIGENGSVFELTNRSAKINGKVQAGAVFVDGLGVGDVGNIVIRDRQQLAQDGVVIVVIALEKGSNQVLAGPDIVSRGFVYVRDSEGLLTEAKDRIESILDRCEAGNVTEWNAIKTRIRDSLGKYFFDRTKRRPMILPIIQEVK; from the coding sequence TTGTCCAAAACCAGATTACAAATTATTCCCTTGGGAGGACTAGGGGAAATCGGAAAGAACATGACTGTCTTCCGTTACGGCGACGAAATTATCGTAATTGATGCAGGCATGGCATTTCCCGATGAAACCATGCCGGGGATTGACATCGTCATCCCCGATTTCAGCTATTTAATTGAGAACAGAGACAAGGTCAAGGCGATTCTGATCACCCATGGTCACGAAGATCACATCGGCTCCCTGTCTTATCTTTTAAGGGATGTCAAAGCGCCAGTCTATGCGACACGCCTCACCTGCGGCCTCATCGAAGGCAAGCTCAAGGAAGCGAAAGTCAATGACGCTGATCTGCACGTCGTGAAATCCGGGGACGAATTCAAAGCCGGTTCGTTCAAATTCGGATTCTTCCACGTCTGCCATTCCATTCCGGATTCCTGCGGCATCTACCTCAGAACCCCGGTCGGCACCATCGTCCACACGGGCGACTTCAAATTCGACCATTCACCGGTCGATGGAGAACAGACCGATATGTACAAACTGGCTGAGCTCGGCCACAGAGGCGTACTTGCCCTCTGCGCTGACTCCACCAATGCGCAGAACCCGGGCTACACCCCGTCCGAAGCCGTCGTCGCCAAGTCTCTCATGAGCTCCTATGCCGACGCCAAGGGCCGCATCATCCTTGCCACATTCGCATCCAACGTATCCCGTATCCAGATGGCAGTCGATGCCGCTCTGGCATTCAAGAGAAAAGTCTGCGTCTTCGGCCGCTCCATGGTCAATGTCGTAGGCATCGCCCGTGAAATGGGATACCTCAAAGCACCGGAAGGCACATTCATTGAACCGGAAGAACTCAATCGCTACAGAGACGACCGCATCTGCATCCTCACCACAGGAAGCCAGGGCGAACCGATGGCAGGCCTCTCCCGCATGGCAGACGGCAGCCACCGTCAGGTACAGATCCATGCCGGCGACACCGTCATCATCTCTGCATCCCCGATCCCGGGCAACGAAAACAGCGTAGGCCGCACCATCGACAACCTCATGCGTCTCGGCGCACACGTCGTCACCAGCCACAACACACGCGTCCACGTTTCCGGTCACGGATCCCAGGAAGACCTGAAAACCATGCTCTCCCTCGTTCATCCGAAATTCTTCATCCCCGTCCATGGCGAATACCGCATGCTCTGCAGCCATGCAGAACTCGCTGAAAGCCTTGGCGTCAAGAAACAGAACATCCTCATCGGAGAAAACGGCTCCGTCTTCGAACTCACCAACCGCAGTGCGAAGATCAATGGCAAAGTCCAGGCAGGCGCCGTATTCGTTGACGGCTTAGGCGTAGGCGACGTAGGAAATATCGTCATCAGAGACCGCCAGCAGCTTGCGCAGGACGGCGTCGTCATCGTCGTCATCGCCCTTGAAAAAGGCAGCAACCAGGTTCTCGCAGGCCCGGACATCGTTTCCAGAGGCTTCGTATACGTCAGAGACAGCGAAGGCCTCCTGACCGAAGCCAAAGACCGCATCGAATCCATCCTCGACCGCTGCGAAGCAGGCAACGTCACTGAATGGAACGCCATCAAGACCCGGATCAGAGACTCCCTCGGCAAGTACTTCTTCGACCGCACCAAGCGCAGACCGATGATCCTTCCGATCATTCAGGAAGTCAAATAA
- a CDS encoding YybS family protein, which produces MGDFKAGSTNAVVLAGMCTALAVVLSMIGLYMPLFSTIVFLLIPLPIAYLGMREGIQWSVIVTSGILILDSVFFGIVSAAFLCAIFGILGIVMGICYKHKIAAWKALIAGAVVVLIALVAEGLAALYVLGISSPVLGGEGFTQMEQSMNEMLPSFYSGEALRQAQERVDVMMESIRKSIPFAMVAASFFYSWASMTLGKMIFQKMGIKDIPILPALERWEMPRPVLYVYIAVVVAGYFLKPQGMMDYVLYNVEVGCVLIFWLQGLATLWWMPHKYPRVRPFCVLIVLLSFFVGLFQMMMVFLGMADMAVNYRKKRNYQ; this is translated from the coding sequence ATGGGAGATTTCAAGGCAGGCAGCACCAACGCGGTCGTATTGGCAGGGATGTGTACGGCTCTGGCCGTAGTCCTTTCTATGATCGGGCTCTACATGCCGCTTTTTTCCACTATCGTATTTCTTTTGATCCCTCTTCCGATCGCATACCTGGGGATGCGCGAGGGGATCCAGTGGTCGGTCATCGTCACGAGCGGGATCCTGATCCTGGACTCGGTTTTCTTCGGCATCGTTTCTGCCGCTTTCCTCTGTGCGATTTTCGGGATCCTGGGCATCGTGATGGGGATCTGCTACAAGCATAAGATTGCGGCATGGAAGGCGCTGATTGCAGGCGCCGTCGTCGTCCTCATCGCACTTGTCGCCGAAGGGCTGGCAGCGCTCTATGTCCTGGGGATTTCCTCTCCGGTTTTAGGCGGGGAAGGCTTCACGCAGATGGAGCAGTCGATGAATGAGATGCTTCCGTCCTTCTATTCGGGCGAAGCGCTACGGCAGGCGCAGGAACGCGTCGATGTCATGATGGAATCCATCAGGAAATCCATTCCCTTTGCCATGGTGGCAGCGTCCTTCTTCTATTCCTGGGCGTCCATGACGCTTGGCAAGATGATTTTCCAGAAGATGGGCATCAAGGATATCCCGATACTTCCGGCTCTGGAACGCTGGGAAATGCCAAGACCGGTTCTTTATGTGTACATCGCCGTCGTCGTGGCAGGGTATTTCTTAAAGCCTCAGGGCATGATGGACTATGTCCTCTACAATGTGGAAGTCGGATGCGTCCTGATCTTCTGGCTGCAGGGGCTTGCGACGCTCTGGTGGATGCCGCATAAGTATCCTAGGGTCCGTCCCTTCTGCGTGCTGATCGTGCTTCTGTCCTTCTTCGTGGGACTTTTCCAGATGATGATGGTCTTCCTTGGAATGGCGGATATGGCGGTCAACTACCGTAAAAAAAGAAATTATCAATAA
- a CDS encoding DHH family phosphoesterase: protein MLGDIWVYKKTSRIYIALLLLAVIMLATQNWQLGVLLFIIVAGCIVYTKRCDLTQEKKLMKYLDDLSAGVSAGTVYAVKNLPVGIAMMDSGKELVWTNGVFRSWLGDDAQEGASLQDLITGQKISKIWGKTGWFDCHANGTFFRVFHKYVSDTEGMEDPFMVLYFMDRTDVEVAVRECADARPVFCIIRIDNMSEVTSEMTDVERSSLSSDVTEKVLSYFNERDGFIKQYNNTDFVACISHKALEEMMEHNFDILDTVRAIHTVNRIPVTLSIGVVQIDDTFAKQYDEAQVSLDLALGRGGDQAIVRIGKDTKAFGGKAPTSVSSTRVRVRVVAQALKEIIEGADLVLVMGHNHEDFDALGSAVGVTHLARSSHIDTHIVLSKERDTCRKMAEAIEKSGEVEGLIIDASEAKSLVTDKTVLVVVDTHIPELVAAPELLKKVKKRVVIDHHRRAKTIIETPLLTYMEPSASSASELVTELIQYYGGDEEMNEIEASCLYAGIVVDTKSFTVQTSVRTFDAASYLRRCGANTQLVHRLFAEDIGFIQKKAQILAQMKIAHGCIAVAECPKDAEESQILAGQIADYLVTVKEIRASFVFYHAEKGLCISARSDGSINMQVIMEAVGGGGHQTVAGAQVGDEADQEAITKTLIREAEKQIEEEKE, encoded by the coding sequence ATGCTCGGTGATATTTGGGTTTATAAGAAGACCAGCCGGATTTACATTGCTCTGCTGCTATTGGCAGTTATCATGCTGGCGACCCAGAACTGGCAGCTCGGTGTCCTTCTTTTCATCATCGTCGCAGGATGCATCGTCTATACGAAACGATGCGACCTCACGCAGGAAAAGAAGCTGATGAAGTACCTGGACGATCTGTCGGCTGGTGTGTCGGCCGGGACTGTCTATGCCGTCAAGAACCTGCCTGTCGGGATTGCGATGATGGACAGCGGCAAGGAGCTCGTCTGGACGAATGGTGTATTCCGGAGCTGGCTGGGAGATGATGCGCAGGAAGGCGCAAGTCTCCAGGACCTGATCACAGGTCAGAAAATTTCGAAAATATGGGGCAAGACCGGATGGTTCGACTGCCATGCCAATGGCACGTTTTTCCGCGTTTTCCATAAGTATGTGTCTGACACGGAAGGCATGGAAGACCCCTTCATGGTGCTCTACTTCATGGACCGCACCGATGTGGAAGTGGCTGTGCGCGAATGCGCTGATGCACGCCCTGTCTTCTGCATCATCCGCATCGACAACATGAGCGAAGTCACTTCTGAAATGACGGACGTGGAACGCTCCTCGCTCTCAAGCGATGTCACGGAAAAAGTCCTTTCTTACTTCAATGAGAGGGACGGGTTCATCAAGCAGTACAATAATACGGATTTCGTCGCATGCATTTCGCATAAGGCGCTGGAAGAAATGATGGAGCATAATTTCGACATCCTCGATACCGTGCGTGCCATCCATACCGTCAACCGCATTCCTGTGACGCTTTCCATCGGTGTCGTGCAGATCGACGATACCTTCGCCAAGCAGTATGACGAAGCGCAGGTTTCCTTAGACCTCGCTCTTGGCCGCGGCGGCGACCAGGCCATCGTCAGGATCGGCAAGGACACGAAAGCATTCGGCGGCAAGGCACCGACCTCTGTCAGCTCGACAAGAGTCAGGGTCAGAGTCGTTGCCCAGGCGCTCAAGGAAATCATCGAAGGCGCAGACCTTGTCCTCGTCATGGGACATAATCACGAAGACTTCGATGCGCTCGGATCCGCTGTGGGCGTCACCCACCTTGCGCGTTCCTCGCACATCGATACGCATATCGTCCTTTCCAAGGAAAGAGACACCTGCCGCAAGATGGCAGAAGCCATTGAAAAGAGCGGCGAAGTCGAAGGACTCATCATCGATGCCAGCGAAGCGAAGAGCCTTGTCACAGACAAGACCGTCCTCGTCGTCGTCGATACCCATATTCCGGAACTCGTGGCAGCGCCTGAGCTCCTGAAGAAGGTCAAAAAGAGAGTCGTCATCGACCATCACAGAAGAGCCAAGACTATCATCGAAACGCCTCTTCTGACATACATGGAACCATCCGCATCGTCCGCATCCGAGCTCGTCACCGAACTCATCCAGTACTATGGCGGCGATGAGGAAATGAATGAAATCGAAGCATCCTGCCTCTATGCAGGCATTGTCGTCGACACGAAGAGCTTCACCGTGCAGACGAGCGTCCGTACCTTCGATGCGGCAAGCTACCTCCGCCGCTGCGGTGCGAACACGCAGCTCGTCCACAGGCTCTTTGCCGAAGACATCGGTTTCATCCAGAAGAAAGCGCAGATCCTTGCCCAGATGAAAATCGCCCACGGGTGCATCGCTGTTGCCGAATGCCCCAAGGACGCAGAAGAATCACAGATTCTGGCGGGACAAATTGCCGATTACCTTGTCACCGTGAAGGAAATCAGGGCCAGCTTCGTGTTCTACCACGCAGAAAAAGGCCTCTGCATCTCCGCCCGGTCTGACGGGTCCATCAATATGCAGGTCATCATGGAAGCCGTGGGAGGCGGCGGTCACCAGACCGTAGCCGGCGCCCAGGTCGGTGATGAAGCCGATCAGGAAGCCATCACCAAGACGCTCATCCGTGAGGCCGAAAAACAAATAGAGGAGGAAAAAGAATGA
- the rplI gene encoding 50S ribosomal protein L9 translates to MKVVLLQDVKKMGKKGDVIEVSDGYGRNVLIRKGLGVEGTRQNLNTAAQRQEAKEFKSQVAADEAVIMAAQLKKVKVVIKVQCGEDGRVFGSVTGKDISEALQAQYKFKLDKKNIRLESPIKATGEYDVEVWVHQNVTSTVHVSVIPE, encoded by the coding sequence ATGAAAGTAGTATTACTGCAGGACGTCAAGAAAATGGGAAAAAAGGGAGACGTCATTGAAGTCTCCGACGGCTACGGCCGCAACGTACTCATTCGCAAAGGCCTCGGCGTAGAAGGCACACGCCAGAACCTCAATACAGCAGCACAGCGCCAGGAAGCCAAGGAATTCAAGAGCCAGGTCGCTGCCGACGAAGCAGTCATCATGGCTGCCCAGCTGAAGAAAGTCAAAGTCGTCATCAAAGTACAGTGCGGCGAAGACGGAAGAGTCTTCGGCTCCGTCACAGGAAAAGACATCAGCGAAGCCCTTCAGGCTCAGTACAAATTCAAACTCGACAAGAAAAACATCCGTCTCGAAAGCCCGATCAAAGCGACAGGCGAATACGATGTCGAAGTCTGGGTACACCAGAACGTCACCAGCACAGTACACGTTTCCGTCATTCCGGAATAA
- the bcp gene encoding thioredoxin-dependent thiol peroxidase has translation MALEIGKKAPDFTLPSDSGKDVSLSDYLGKKVILYFYPKDNTSGCTLEAQAFRTHLADFEKLGYVVLGVSRDSVKKHCNFRDKNELNFPLLSDADEVVVNLYGVLKEKSMYGKKYMGIERSTFIIDEKGNLVKEYRKVKAASHVDDLLKDLGGK, from the coding sequence ATGGCATTGGAAATTGGAAAGAAAGCGCCGGACTTCACACTGCCCTCCGACAGCGGCAAAGATGTGTCCCTCTCCGACTACCTCGGAAAGAAAGTCATCCTTTATTTCTACCCGAAGGACAATACCTCCGGCTGCACACTCGAAGCACAGGCCTTCAGGACGCACCTTGCTGACTTCGAGAAACTCGGCTATGTCGTCCTTGGCGTCAGCCGCGACTCCGTCAAGAAGCACTGCAACTTCAGGGACAAGAACGAACTCAACTTCCCGCTTCTCTCGGATGCCGATGAAGTCGTCGTCAACCTTTACGGTGTCCTCAAGGAAAAGAGCATGTATGGCAAGAAGTACATGGGCATCGAAAGATCCACCTTCATCATCGATGAAAAAGGAAATCTCGTAAAAGAATACCGCAAAGTCAAAGCAGCCTCCCACGTGGACGACCTCTTGAAAGACCTCGGCGGGAAATAA
- a CDS encoding nucleoside phosphorylase, producing the protein MSLDTEFDPSEGLISPDYEKLDLHLPERAVYAFLSEARIGSYIESRGGKLIGHLPATMKNIPIWIVNDDGEDVAVMEAPLGAPASVITQERLFAYGVEKMLMISCCGTLVDMPENTFLPVERAYRDEGTSAHYMPASHFIELDPKPLSKIEALFMDLGISVEPCTTWTTDAFFRETRNKVEMRKAQGCQVVDMACSALAACARFRHKEFAEILFTTDTLATVSHDVRTWGRDAKNAALNLALQAIKRI; encoded by the coding sequence ATGAGTCTGGATACTGAATTCGATCCGTCGGAAGGCCTGATTTCGCCGGATTATGAGAAACTGGATCTGCATCTGCCCGAAAGGGCTGTCTATGCCTTCCTTTCCGAAGCGCGGATTGGAAGCTATATCGAGAGCCGCGGAGGAAAACTGATCGGCCACCTGCCTGCGACGATGAAGAATATCCCGATCTGGATCGTCAATGATGACGGCGAGGATGTAGCTGTCATGGAGGCGCCATTGGGCGCGCCTGCTTCTGTCATCACGCAGGAGAGGCTCTTTGCGTACGGCGTCGAAAAAATGCTCATGATTTCCTGCTGCGGGACGCTTGTCGACATGCCAGAGAATACGTTTCTCCCTGTCGAAAGGGCGTATAGAGATGAGGGCACGTCGGCCCATTACATGCCGGCTTCCCATTTCATAGAGCTCGATCCCAAACCCCTTTCTAAGATCGAGGCTCTTTTCATGGACCTGGGCATTTCCGTCGAGCCATGCACGACATGGACGACGGATGCCTTCTTCCGTGAAACAAGGAATAAGGTGGAAATGAGGAAGGCACAGGGCTGCCAGGTCGTCGATATGGCCTGCAGTGCACTCGCCGCCTGCGCCCGTTTCAGGCATAAGGAATTTGCTGAAATCCTCTTCACGACAGACACCCTGGCCACTGTCAGCCACGATGTCCGCACATGGGGCAGAGACGCAAAAAATGCGGCGCTCAATCTGGCTCTCCAGGCTATCAAAAGGATTTAA